Proteins from one Bombyx mori chromosome 25, ASM3026992v2 genomic window:
- the LOC101743925 gene encoding JNK1/MAPK8-associated membrane protein gives MAAVRSCPGLYCGRIELEDGSWSDCGACPRGFRTNASSYCMPCVDEPSLYDWQYLGFMVLLPMVLHWFFIDMVTRGKAENGVIIQHMCAFLEVISGTLAALLVLPPPGSVSLYMCSPKALSDWYTLLHNPQPDYKEMLHCTQEAVYPLYTIVFLIYAFSLLMTITLRPWLLAWNAPNSGKKAIYCALYFHPILVLIHTVAAGLIYCSFPYIVIIISMMTSASHFSIKSEQSAPALLISSITNTRNLIILFGHWLVHAYGILSLTGFKELWYLSLVPAPAMFYIVTAQFTDPLKIHGD, from the exons ATGGCAGCTGTAAGATCGTGTCCAGGACTGTATTGTGGTCGTATTGAACTCGAAGATGGGTCGTGGAGTGACTGTGGGGCGTGTCCGCGAGGTTTCAGGACAAACGCATCAAGTTACTGCATGCCGTGCGTTGATGAACCCTCTCTATATGACTGGCAGTACCTTGGCTTTATGGTCCTCCTGCCCATGGTTTTGCATTGGTTTTTCATTGACATGGTCACCAGGGGTAAAGC CGAGAATGGCGTTATCATACAACACATGTGTGCCTTTTTGGAGGTCATATCAGGAACACTTGCCGCATTGTTAGTGCTGCCTCCGCCTGGGTCAGTCTCACTATATATGTGTTCACCAAAAGCACTTTCGGATTGGTATACACTGTTGCATAATCCACAGCCAGATTATAAAGAGATGTTGCATTGTACTCAGGAAGCAGTGTATCCTTT atatacAATAGTTTTTCTGATTTATGCATTCAGCTTATTAATGACCATAACATTAAGACCATGGTTACTGGCCTGGAATGCACCCAATTCTGGTAAAAAGGCAATATATTGTGCTTTATATTTTCATCCTATACTTGTATTGATTCATACTGTTGCTGCCGGTTTAATTT attGCTCATTCCCCtacatagtaataataatatcaatgatGACATCAGCATCGCATTTCTCAATTAAATCAGAACAGTCTGCGCCAGCACTATTGATTTCTTCTATCACTAATACACGGAATTTAATTATTCTCTTTGGACACTGGTTGGTCCATGCATATGGCATATTATCACTAACGGGGTTTAAAGAATTATGGTATTTGTCGTTAGTGCCCGCTCCGGCTATGTTTTATATTGTGACGGCACAATTCACAGATCCCTTGAAGATACATGGTGATTGA
- the Ugt2 gene encoding uridine diphosphate glucosyltransferase precursor, with translation MWLKFFYFFSLVLCPCYAAQGASILAVFSSLSYSDHLVFRGYVSLLAQRGHSVVVMTPYPGEFQYPEVENIIELDVSQESAPFWEEYKRLMTNTDDYYPRLKALNELSLKIAIAQLKSKQMTALLINPNVKFDLVITEADVPLLYALADKYQTPHITISTFNGKIHQYEAKGNPIHPILYPDVNSLNYGNLTRWQKIIEFYRHIQTKTEFYNNYLPLCDVAAKKILGLKRDLQEVEYDIDMLFIASNPLLIGNRPVVPAIQFVDRMHIKPRMSLPQNLQSLLDSQTKGVIYFSLGTLQEAEKLSVKTLQVFADAFRELPFTVLWKIGKMSTLKLSDNVITDVWFPQQQLLAHKNVRAFITHGGPRSLEEALFYEVPIIGFPLITSRKIFIRELTKYGAGEILDPLHIDKQTLKQVISTVATDEKYKKAIIKLKGMVVDPLISGPDNAVWWTEYVLRNRGAQHLRSPVVGVTFIKYYMLDILTYILAVVLFLLYLTFLVLKCIYRRLRARFVLRTGQGPEGKFKAL, from the exons ATGTGGTTAAAGTTTTTCTACTtctttagtttagttttatgtCCGTGTTATGCGGCTCAAGGCGCTTCGATATTAGCAGTCTTCTCTTCACTTTCCTATTCAGATCATCTGGTTTTTCGGGGCTATGTGTCTCTCCTCGCTCAAAGAGGACATTCCGTTGTGGTCATGACTCCTTATCCAGGCGAGTTTCAATATCCGGAGGTAGAAAACATAATCGAGCTAGATGTTAGTCAAGAATCAGCACCGTTTTGGGAGGAGTACAAAAGGCTGATGACCAATACGGACGATTACTATCCGCGGCTTAAAGCACTGAACGAGCTCTCACTAAAAATTGCCATAGCGCAGCTGAAGTCCAAGCAAATGACGGCGCTGCTCATTAATCCTAATGTAAAATTCGACTTGGTAATAACTGAAGCAGATGTACCATTACTTTACGCTTTAGCTGACAAATACCAGACTCCACATATAACGATAAGTACATTTAATGGAAAAATTCACCAGTACGAAGCTAAAGGCAATCCCATTCACCCTATTTTGTATCCCGACGTGAACTCACTGAACTACGGTAATTTGACTCGTTGGCAGAAAATTATCGAATTCTACAGACACATACAAACGAAAACAGAGTTTTACAACAACTATTTGCCGTTATGCGATGTTGCCGCCAAAAAGATACTAGGATTGAAAAGAGATTTACAAGAAGTTGAATATGACATCGATATGTTGTTCATTGCCAGTAATCCGCTGTTAATCGGGAATAGACCGGTTGTACCTGCCATACAATTTGTGGATCGGATGCATATTAAACCAAGGATGAGTCTTCCGcag aatTTACAATCATTGTTAGACTCTCAAACGAAGGGAGTAATTTACTTTAGCTTGGGAACTCTACAAGAGGCGGAGAAATTATCTGTTAAAACACTTCAAGTTTTCGCGGATGCTTTTAGAGAATTACCTTTCACAGTTTTGTGGAAGATTGGTAAAATGAGCACGTTAAAGCTATCTGATAACGTTATCACAGACGTATGGTTTCCGCAACAACAATTATtgg CACACAAAAACGTAAGGGCATTTATAACTCACGGCGGACCTAGATCTTTGGAAGAAGCACTATTTTATGAAGTACCAATCATAGGTTTTCCTCTTATCACATCTAGAAAGATATTTATAAGAGAGCTTACCAAGTACGGCGCTGGTGAAATCTTGGACCCCTTACACATTGACAAACAAACATTGAAACAGGTCATATCCACAGTGGCCACTGATGAAAA gtACAAAAAAGCGATAATTAAGCTTAAAGGTATGGTTGTCGATCCGTTGATTTCGGGTCCCGACAACGCTGTCTGGTGGACTGAATACGTTCTTCGTAACCGCGGCGCACAACATCTACGTTCACCAGTTGTTGGCGTTACCTTCATCAAATATTACATGTTGGACATTCTTACTTATATACTTGCAGTCGTTCTATTTCTGCTATATTTAACTTTTCTTGTGCTGAAATGTATTTACAGACGTTTACGAGCACGATTTGTGCTGAGAACTGGTCAAGGACCAGAAGGAAAATTCAAGGCTTTGTAA
- the LOC101743926 gene encoding cyclin-dependent kinase 20 — MDYDVNNYTVVGRIGEGAHGLVFKAKHNTTGREVALKKILIKNLEDGIPVHVMREIKALQLLRCKYIIKLYDMFPRGMSLVLVLEYMYSGLWEMLHQCEHELTIARVKTYAEMLLKGMRYMHAHYVMHRDLKPANLLINHEGILKIADLGLARLYWPEGGRPYSHQVATRWYRAPELLYGARYYSEKIDLWSVGCIIAEMITKKPLFAGESDIEQLAIVLQHLGTPTEETWPGHSQLPDFHKISFPESAPTPWIDLLPGVEPDAIHLIKSFILYDADRRMSAKQALRHQWFQKNPLPASLEEMPKPKPK, encoded by the exons ATGGATTATGATGTTAATAATTATACAGTCGTTGGTCGAATCGGTGAAGGAGCCCACGGGCTTGTTTTCAAAGCCAAACACAACACAACAGGTCGCGAGGTGGCCTTAAAGAAAATTCTGATAAAGAATCTTGAAGATGGAATACCGGTCCATGTCATGAGAGAGATCAAGGCTTTACAACTACTAAGATGTAAATAC ATTATTAAACTATACGATATGTTCCCGCGCGGCATGAGTCTTGTTCTCGTGCTAGAATATATGTACTCCGGATTATGGGAAATGTTGCACCAATGCGAGCATGAACTGACAATAGCTAGAGTCAAAACTTATGCAGAAATGTTATTAAAGGGAATGCGTTACATGCATGCTCATTACGTCATGCATAGG GATCTGAAACCAGCAAACCTGTTAATAAATCATGAGGGAATATTGAAAATAGCAGATCTAGGATTAGCGCGACTATACTGGCCTGAGGGTGGTAGGCCCTATTCACATCAAGTGGCCACAAG GTGGTATCGTGCTCCGGAATTGTTGTATGGAGCACGCTATTACTCTGAAAAAATAGACCTGTGGTCAGTTGGATGCATAATTGCCGAAATGATTACAAAGAAACCACTATTTGCT ggAGAATCGGACATTGAACAACTAGCAATTGTACTTCAGCACCTTGGAACGCCCACAGAAGAAACATGGCCCGGTCACTCGCAACTACCGGACTTCCATAAAATATCTTTCCCTGAATCTGCTCCGACGCCATGGATTGACCTTTTGCCAGGCGTGGAGCCAGACGCAATTCatctaataaaatcatttattttatatgatGCTGACAGAAGAATGTCAGCGAAACaa GCTTTGAGACACCAGTGGTTCCAAAAAAATCCTCTACCAGCCTCGTTAGAAGAAATGCCAAAGCCAAAACCAAAGTAG